The Ignavibacteria bacterium DNA window GCGGCGCGTTTCATTTCGGTTTCGAGTTCTTCGAGTAAATCTTTTTTCTGCTCGCTCGATAAATAACGCACAACGGATTCGGCAACACCATCACGCAAAAACTCGCGCGAGTTTTTTCCTTGATGTTCCTAACACAAGTAAAGAACGTATAAGTAAATCAAGAGAAACAGATGGGTCGCCCGTTTCCATTTTTGCAACTCTTGATTGACTTGATTTAAGTAAACGTGCGAGTTGTTCTTGCGTCAATTGTTTTTCCTTTCGTGTTTCTTGGAGATTTCTACTCAATGCAAGTTTTAATTCGATGTATGCAGATTCTTCGGGGGAGAGATTGAGAAAATCTTTTGCGTCGCCGAATTTCCATCCATTTTTCTGTCTACGTATTCGCTCAAGCGTGTTTTCAATTTCAGAACGCTCTTTTTTCGAAAGAGGAATATATATTTCTGCGGTTGCTTCGATTTCTCGCTCTTCTTTGTCAAGTTTTATTTTCTTTTGCTTTTTGTCCATAGAGTTTATTGAATTTTCTGCTTGGGTAAATAGTTTTGAGAACAACATTCTTTTCTTCATCTATTAAGAATGGAATGGCGTGAATATAATTGTGAACCGGAACAAGGAAAATTTTTTGATGCGTGAGTTTTGGATGTTTCACAACCTCAACATATTTATTCTGCAAAATCAGTGAAGCAACTTCTTCAAACGAAATTCCTCGTTCTTCTTTTAGTTTCTTGTTTTTCGATTCATCCCAGATAAAATTCACGGTTTAATATATTAGAAAGATACGCAATGTGAAATCTCCTTACTTTTTCCCCATCCCTTTCAATCTCTCTATCTCATCTCTCAACTGCGCGGCGCGTTCAAATTCAAGTTCTTTGGCGGCGCGTTTCATTTCGGTTTCGAGTTCTTCGAGTAAATCTTTTTTCTGCTCGCTCGATAAATAACGCACAACGGATTCGGCAACAATAGGCATTCGTTCTCGCCGCTCGTCTTTTGCTTGGCGTATATCGGCAATCGCTGTGGAGGAAATAATTTCTTCCGTCGTTTTGTAAATGGTTTTCGGAGAAATGTTGTGCAACGTGTTGTATTCGATTTGCTTTGTTCTGCGGCGCGTGGTTTCATTCAACATTCTTTGCATCGAGCCGGTGTTTTTATTCGCGTAGAGAATCACTTTGCCGTTCACGTTGCGCGCCGTTCTTCCCGCAATTTGTATGAGCGATTTTTCCGAGCGCAAATATCCTTCTTTGTCCGCATCCAAAATTGCCACGAGCGAAACTTCCGGCAAATCCAAACCTTCGCGCAGCAAATTCACGCCGACAAGCACATCGAAATTTCCCAAACGCAAGTCGCGTAAAATTTCTACACGCTCGAGCGCATCAATATCGCTGTGAACGTAACTCACACGGATTTTTATGTTCGCAAGATATTCCGATAAATCTTCCGCCATTCGTTTCGTGAGCGTTGTTACCAAAATTCTTTCGTTGCGTTGTGCGCGTTCACGAATCTCCGCAATCAAATCGTCAATCTGATTTTTGATTGGTCGCACATCTACTTCCGGGTCAACCAATCCCGTCGGGCGAATTACTTGTTCAACAATTACGCCTTTGCATTTTTCGAGT harbors:
- a CDS encoding BrnT family toxin → MNFIWDESKNKKLKEERGISFEEVASLILQNKYVEVVKHPKLTHQKIFLVPVHNYIHAIPFLIDEEKNVVLKTIYPSRKFNKLYGQKAKENKT
- a CDS encoding excinuclease ABC subunit B (The UvrABC repair system catalyzes the recognition and processing of DNA lesions. The beta-hairpin of the Uvr-B subunit is inserted between the strands, where it probes for the presence of a lesion), producing SIVLELDERLKELRAQNKLVEAQRLEQRTMFDITMMKEVGYCSGIENYSRHLAGRPAGSRPYCLLDYFPKDFLLVMDESHVSVPQIQGMYLGDRSRKTTLVDWGFRLPSALDNRPLTFEEWERSAHQLIFVSATPSKYELEKCKGVIVEQVIRPTGLVDPEVDVRPIKNQIDDLIAEIRERAQRNERILVTTLTKRMAEDLSEYLANIKIRVSYVHSDIDALERVEILRDLRLGNFDVLVGVNLLREGLDLPEVSLVAILDADKEGYLRSEKSLIQIAGRTARNVNGKVILYANKNTGSMQRMLNETTRRRTKQIEYNTLHNISPKTIYKTTEEIISSTAIADIRQAKDERRERMPIVAESVVRYLSSEQKKDLLEELETEMKRAAKELEFERAAQLRDEIERLKGMGKK
- a CDS encoding helix-turn-helix domain-containing protein, with protein sequence MDKKQKKIKLDKEEREIEATAEIYIPLSKKERSEIENTLERIRRQKNGWKFGDAKDFLNLSPEESAYIELKLALSRNLQETRKEKQLTQEQLARLLKSSQSRVAKMETGDPSVSLDLLIRSLLVLGTSRKKLARVFA